In the genome of Gloeotrichia echinulata CP02, one region contains:
- a CDS encoding patatin-like phospholipase family protein, translating to MPYKYKVLSIDGGGIRGIIPAIILAEIEKRTQKPICQLFDLIAGTSTGGILAAGLTKPHPNDQNQPHYKAEELIDVYRKNGHRIFFESWTNRLISVDDIVRAKYSSKGRDEVLTEFFQDALISEALTELFIPSYDINLRMPIFFTNNVRKQKLGENFRKVCEGYTMKQAAMATSAAPTFFKPYKVNTIDQTAHGYYTLIDGSVFANNPTTLAIMEAIIHAQKPDPQTPDKQPLSFNDILVVSLGTGSLTRKYNYEQAANWGLIQWVEPLVNITLDGNSESVACQLEQLLPKVDGFPKQYYRFQGQLMTAKDDMDDASPENIKQLIKLATQIIQQRNSDLNQLCEQLLQKQEQEEQQKDSRLVS from the coding sequence ATGCCTTATAAATATAAAGTTTTGTCAATTGACGGTGGCGGTATTCGAGGCATTATTCCAGCGATAATTTTAGCCGAGATTGAAAAACGTACACAAAAGCCAATTTGTCAACTGTTTGACCTGATTGCTGGTACGTCAACGGGAGGTATTCTAGCCGCAGGACTCACTAAGCCACACCCCAATGATCAGAATCAACCTCATTATAAAGCGGAGGAGCTGATTGACGTGTATCGCAAGAATGGACATCGCATTTTTTTCGAGTCATGGACAAACCGTTTGATCTCAGTTGATGACATTGTACGGGCAAAATATTCTTCTAAGGGTAGAGACGAAGTATTAACAGAATTTTTTCAAGACGCGCTGATTAGCGAGGCACTAACAGAACTTTTCATCCCCAGCTATGATATTAATCTGCGGATGCCTATTTTTTTCACAAATAATGTTAGGAAACAAAAATTAGGTGAAAACTTCCGCAAAGTATGCGAAGGGTATACCATGAAACAAGCGGCGATGGCAACTTCTGCAGCCCCGACTTTTTTCAAGCCTTATAAAGTTAATACTATCGATCAAACTGCTCATGGTTACTATACGTTGATTGATGGTAGCGTTTTTGCCAACAATCCCACCACTCTGGCGATTATGGAAGCCATAATTCATGCTCAAAAACCAGATCCTCAAACACCTGACAAACAACCACTAAGCTTTAATGATATCCTAGTTGTTTCTTTGGGTACAGGTTCTTTAACCCGTAAATACAATTACGAACAAGCGGCAAATTGGGGACTGATTCAATGGGTAGAACCATTAGTGAATATTACTTTAGATGGTAATAGTGAGTCGGTAGCTTGTCAGTTAGAACAATTGTTACCAAAAGTTGACGGTTTTCCCAAACAATACTATCGCTTCCAAGGACAACTAATGACAGCTAAAGACGATATGGATGATGCAAGTCCTGAAAATATCAAGCAGTTAATAAAATTGGCAACACAAATTATTCAACAACGAAATTCTGACCTGAATCAACTATGTGAACAGCTTCTACAAAAACAGGAACAAGAAGAACAGCAAAAAGATTCACGGCTTGTCAGTTAG
- a CDS encoding dihydrolipoamide acetyltransferase family protein encodes MSIREVFMPALSSTMTEGKIVSWVKSPGDKVEKGETVVVVESDKADMDVETFYEGYLAQILVESGESAPVGAAIAYIAETEAEIETAKSLANSGGSAVSATVSPEPIAEAAAVSTSTTASQNGSNHREGRVVVSPRARKLAKELKVDLNTLKGSGPYGRIVADDVEVAANQGKQPTAKPVPPLPLIAAPTPITPPPPQTPAPPPTPVASSAIPGQIVPLTTFQNAVVRGMVASLSVPVFRVAYTISTDGLDKLYKQIKSKGVTMTALLAKAVAVTLQKHPLVNASYSDQGIVYHSDINIAVAVAMDDGGLITPVLKNADLVDIYSLSRTWKSLVERARTKQLQPDEYNSGTFTLSNLGMFGVDKFDAILPPGQGSILAIGASRPQVVATADGLFGVRQQMQVNITSDHRIIYGAHAAAFLQDLTKLIETNPQSLTL; translated from the coding sequence ATGAGCATTCGCGAAGTATTTATGCCGGCGCTGAGTTCCACCATGACTGAAGGTAAAATCGTCTCCTGGGTGAAATCGCCAGGCGATAAAGTGGAAAAAGGCGAAACAGTGGTGGTTGTCGAGTCAGATAAGGCTGATATGGATGTGGAGACATTCTATGAGGGATATCTGGCCCAAATTTTAGTGGAATCTGGTGAAAGTGCGCCTGTAGGTGCGGCGATCGCTTACATTGCAGAAACAGAAGCCGAAATCGAAACTGCGAAATCTCTGGCTAATTCTGGTGGTTCTGCGGTCTCTGCTACAGTCTCTCCCGAACCAATCGCTGAAGCCGCTGCGGTCTCAACATCTACCACAGCTTCTCAAAACGGGTCTAATCACCGCGAAGGTAGAGTTGTGGTTTCACCCAGAGCTCGTAAGTTAGCCAAAGAATTAAAAGTTGATTTAAATACACTTAAAGGTAGTGGTCCCTACGGTCGCATTGTCGCCGATGATGTGGAAGTAGCAGCCAATCAAGGTAAGCAACCCACCGCTAAACCAGTTCCACCACTCCCATTGATAGCCGCGCCTACCCCAATTACACCCCCACCCCCCCAGACACCAGCACCCCCGCCTACCCCAGTGGCTAGCAGCGCCATACCTGGTCAAATAGTTCCCCTAACTACCTTCCAAAATGCGGTAGTACGGGGTATGGTAGCTAGTCTGTCGGTGCCGGTTTTCCGTGTGGCTTATACGATTAGTACTGATGGCTTAGACAAGCTTTACAAGCAAATTAAGTCGAAAGGGGTAACGATGACGGCTCTGCTGGCTAAAGCTGTGGCGGTAACGTTACAAAAACACCCACTGGTAAATGCTAGCTACTCTGACCAAGGAATTGTGTATCATTCTGACATTAATATTGCCGTGGCTGTGGCTATGGATGATGGCGGATTGATTACACCGGTGTTAAAGAATGCAGATTTAGTAGATATTTATTCTCTATCACGCACTTGGAAATCTTTGGTAGAAAGAGCTAGAACAAAACAACTACAACCTGATGAGTACAACAGCGGTACTTTTACCCTGTCTAACTTGGGGATGTTTGGTGTAGATAAATTTGACGCGATTTTACCACCAGGACAAGGTTCAATTTTAGCGATCGGGGCATCTCGTCCGCAAGTAGTAGCAACAGCCGATGGTTTGTTTGGTGTGCGCCAACAAATGCAGGTAAATATTACCTCAGATCACCGGATTATTTACGGTGCCCATGCTGCAGCCTTCTTGCAGGATTTGACTAAGTTAATTGAAACGAATCCTCAATCTTTGACCCTCTAA